One part of the Candidatus Cloacimonadaceae bacterium genome encodes these proteins:
- a CDS encoding T9SS type A sorting domain-containing protein: protein MGPLTTNIGHSSPGAAGVNVSVSGTGINNPVITTPTSASITANSAVLGGNITNINHSNVSTRGVFWSVTEGFADGAGTQVSETGTYGTGVFTINVPGLSPNQIYYFKAFATNAAGTAYTAQGTFTTIGIPVITTPTSAGITTTTAVLGGNITNINHSNVTMRGIYWSITDGFADGTGTAVSETGSFGTGVFTLPVSGLTSNTVYYFKAFATNAAGTAYTAQATFRTATNAPVALPASAICHNGFTAHWEAAAGASSYRLDVLESDGITYVAGFQNLSVSLNIARVEFVAVNTAYKYRIRAFNGSTSLNSNVIDVSTTAVLEGTSASTSIAGAPANLYVTPVSGGPAFTNNDVVIDPVNEASSDFSIIVSWHANGYDTWPDARLICRISCSDNNALNGTYTVNYAGMGFTPVSAVYKWDGVWRYLSASYSATEATFALSGLAKGFRGEVIVAFDNGNGTLPVELSSFTAGFSAQGFVQLQWITQSETNVAGYRIYRNDSDDLETALMLNTFIDATNTSQMQIYVYWDKEIFEDGTYYYWLQNLDFDGSSQYHGPITITVTLTGEGTPQIPITQGIGKIYPNPFNPSTNIEFGVVRGGEISLAVYNTRGQLMRTLFSGYKDAGSYSLRWDGTDEANRSLSSGIYLLKLISDRSSSLRKLVLMK, encoded by the coding sequence GTGGGACCCCTGACCACAAACATCGGCCATTCCAGCCCCGGCGCCGCAGGGGTAAATGTATCAGTCAGCGGTACCGGGATCAATAATCCGGTAATCACTACCCCCACGTCTGCCTCGATTACCGCAAACAGTGCAGTGTTAGGCGGAAACATAACCAATATCAACCATTCGAATGTTTCTACACGTGGTGTCTTCTGGTCTGTCACAGAAGGCTTTGCGGATGGAGCCGGAACACAAGTATCTGAAACCGGAACCTACGGCACGGGAGTGTTCACGATAAACGTCCCCGGATTATCCCCGAATCAAATCTATTATTTCAAAGCTTTTGCCACAAATGCAGCCGGTACGGCTTACACGGCTCAGGGAACATTTACCACTATCGGCATACCGGTGATCACCACGCCGACCTCAGCAGGGATAACTACGACAACGGCAGTATTGGGAGGAAACATTACCAATATCAACCACTCGAATGTTACTATGCGTGGTATCTATTGGTCTATTACAGACGGTTTTGCAGATGGAACAGGGACAGCGGTATCGGAAACCGGTAGTTTCGGAACCGGTGTATTTACACTTCCGGTTTCTGGATTGACAAGCAATACGGTCTATTATTTCAAAGCCTTTGCCACCAATGCGGCTGGAACTGCTTATACCGCTCAGGCTACGTTCAGGACGGCAACCAACGCACCGGTGGCATTACCGGCTTCGGCAATCTGCCACAATGGTTTTACCGCTCATTGGGAAGCGGCAGCCGGTGCAAGTTCCTATCGCCTGGATGTATTGGAATCAGATGGGATTACTTATGTGGCTGGGTTTCAGAATCTATCCGTATCCTTAAATATTGCCCGGGTGGAATTTGTAGCCGTCAACACTGCCTATAAATATCGGATCAGAGCCTTTAATGGCTCCACTAGCCTCAATTCCAATGTGATCGATGTTTCTACCACTGCTGTCCTGGAAGGAACCAGTGCCAGCACCTCGATAGCGGGTGCTCCGGCAAACCTGTATGTGACTCCTGTTTCAGGCGGTCCCGCTTTTACCAATAACGATGTAGTCATTGACCCTGTGAATGAGGCAAGTTCGGACTTTTCCATTATCGTATCCTGGCACGCAAACGGTTATGACACATGGCCTGATGCCCGTCTTATCTGCCGGATATCCTGCTCAGACAATAATGCGCTGAATGGAACATATACCGTGAACTACGCGGGTATGGGATTCACTCCAGTTTCTGCGGTTTACAAATGGGACGGAGTCTGGAGATACTTGTCTGCCTCTTACTCGGCTACTGAAGCGACCTTTGCATTAAGTGGTTTGGCCAAAGGATTCAGGGGAGAAGTGATCGTCGCCTTTGACAATGGAAACGGCACCCTGCCCGTCGAGCTATCTTCTTTCACCGCCGGTTTCAGCGCCCAGGGCTTTGTCCAGTTGCAATGGATCACTCAGTCCGAGACCAACGTTGCCGGCTATCGTATCTACCGCAACGATTCAGACGATCTGGAAACGGCGCTCATGCTCAATACCTTCATCGATGCGACCAATACTTCCCAGATGCAGATCTACGTCTATTGGGACAAAGAAATCTTTGAAGACGGCACCTATTATTACTGGCTGCAAAACCTTGATTTCGACGGATCCTCGCAATACCATGGACCCATCACCATCACCGTCACTTTGACCGGCGAAGGGACTCCCCAGATTCCCATCACCCAAGGGATCGGCAAAATCTATCCCAATCCTTTCAACCCCAGCACCAATATCGAGTTTGGCGTTGTCCGCGGCGGAGAAATCAGCCTCGCGGTCTATAACACCCGCGGTCAATTGATGCGCACTCTCTTCAGCGGATACAAAGACGCAGGCAGCTATTCTCTGCGTTGGGACGGCACCGATGAGGCGAATCGCTCTCTCAGCAGCGGTATTTATCTGCTGAAGCTGATTTCGGATAGAAGCTCTTCACTCCGCAAACTGGTGTTGATGAAATAG